One part of the Mariniflexile litorale genome encodes these proteins:
- a CDS encoding SusC/RagA family TonB-linked outer membrane protein: MKTKFSGILTLLLAFVVQLTFAQEKTISGTVSDDSGLPLPGATVLVKGTSTGTSTDFDGKYLIRANQESTLVFSFVGYTTKEIKVDASNSINVQLSEDAAVLEEVVITALGISKDPSKLAYSVSKVDTEEVIKSNEADFVNALAGKTTGIQINSSSALAGGSSRILIRGVSSLNFDNSPLYVIDGVPVSNSESLFDARDSDQALFYGSAPGGTINIAPDQIKNISILKGAAASALYGSRAANGVIVIETHKGRNNTTPTVNFKTTTTLSTIIEPEYQKEYAQGIGGVFYTGEPGNQTSLSWGPKASENGIQTYNPYEFFNTGTTFDNSLSVQGGSDKSSYYASVGIYNQKGTVPTNSFDRYSFLLNSSHQITNKISIDSKISYTNTENDRPFEGNGRTSIMNNLSSTPISYNSLPATDEDGAQRAHTTSRNNSYYLLKNAGFLTTGNRFQPSLALSYKIKDWIQLKAISSLDFDLYDSKSYENAGLFGTYSSGRILETNRKSRDFNTDVILTIDKDFSEKITADYLVGYNLFDRKNSTLYSEGTSFIIPSFYDLSNATSLQTDELTLEKRSYSFYAQANLGYDNLLFLTLTGRNDWSSSLPSNKNSFFYYSGSLGLDLAKVFQVQGVLNRAMLRGSYSRVGNDAPEYATQTSYIKANPGDGQRGNINFPFQGVGSYVQSAIKGNPELTPEFTNEYEISLDLQLFKNRVGIEAGYYDRRSEDQIFEVPLASSTGFNSIYKNAGAIQNKGVELSLNLTPIQTEDFKWDLNLNYSKNESEVLELADGVESVRLAGFTNPGIFIRKGESYGVIWTTLYKRNDDGQLLLDDDGYVQVDNIGNAGTVTPDWTGGLSTSFEYKAFKLSAVMDMRVGGKMYNLDEYYKTYYGTSILTADREKDVIINGVIESTGAVNTIPVKKDFTYWSGYAGDEEFVQKTDYIKLRNVTFSYTVPTAFISKTGFKAVSISASGRNLWIKSHDSFTGSDPELSLYGSGNGQGITNFQIPSNKSYSLTLNLTF; the protein is encoded by the coding sequence ATGAAAACAAAGTTTAGTGGAATTCTAACGCTATTACTAGCGTTTGTCGTGCAACTAACGTTTGCACAAGAAAAGACTATTTCAGGTACTGTATCAGATGATTCTGGATTACCGCTTCCTGGAGCCACAGTCTTAGTAAAAGGCACCTCTACAGGTACTTCTACCGATTTCGATGGAAAATATTTAATAAGAGCGAATCAAGAGTCTACTCTAGTATTTAGTTTTGTTGGGTATACAACTAAAGAGATAAAAGTAGATGCATCAAACTCAATCAATGTACAGTTGAGCGAAGATGCCGCTGTCTTGGAAGAAGTGGTTATTACTGCCTTGGGTATTAGTAAAGACCCAAGTAAACTTGCTTATTCTGTTTCAAAAGTTGACACCGAAGAAGTTATAAAATCTAACGAAGCAGATTTTGTCAACGCTTTAGCTGGAAAAACTACAGGAATACAAATTAATAGTTCTTCTGCTTTAGCAGGTGGTTCTTCTAGAATTTTAATTAGAGGCGTATCTTCTTTAAATTTCGACAATTCACCATTATATGTTATTGACGGTGTACCTGTTTCGAATAGTGAAAGTTTATTTGACGCGAGAGATAGTGACCAAGCATTATTCTATGGTAGTGCTCCTGGAGGCACAATCAATATTGCTCCTGATCAAATCAAGAATATATCTATACTTAAAGGTGCTGCAGCATCTGCTCTTTATGGTTCTCGTGCTGCAAATGGTGTTATTGTTATTGAGACTCATAAAGGTCGTAATAACACTACTCCAACAGTTAATTTCAAAACAACTACAACACTAAGTACTATCATAGAACCTGAATATCAAAAGGAATATGCTCAAGGAATTGGCGGTGTATTTTATACGGGAGAACCTGGTAATCAAACATCTTTAAGTTGGGGTCCTAAAGCCTCTGAAAATGGCATACAAACTTATAATCCATATGAATTTTTTAATACAGGTACTACATTTGATAATTCTTTAAGTGTACAAGGTGGTAGTGATAAATCATCTTATTATGCCTCTGTTGGAATTTATAATCAAAAAGGTACGGTTCCCACAAATTCTTTTGACAGGTATTCATTCCTTCTGAATTCTTCTCATCAAATTACAAATAAAATTAGTATAGATAGCAAAATTAGCTATACTAATACTGAAAACGACAGACCTTTTGAAGGAAATGGAAGAACATCTATAATGAACAATCTTTCATCAACACCTATATCTTACAATTCACTTCCTGCAACCGATGAGGACGGTGCCCAAAGAGCACATACAACAAGTAGAAATAACTCATACTATTTGTTAAAAAATGCAGGTTTTCTAACCACAGGAAATAGATTTCAACCCTCTTTAGCCTTATCTTATAAAATTAAGGATTGGATACAATTGAAGGCTATTTCAAGTTTAGATTTTGATTTATATGATTCAAAATCTTATGAAAACGCTGGTCTTTTTGGCACTTACAGTAGTGGAAGAATACTTGAGACAAATAGAAAAAGTCGTGATTTCAATACTGACGTTATATTAACAATAGATAAAGATTTCAGTGAGAAAATAACTGCTGACTATTTAGTGGGTTACAATCTCTTCGACAGAAAAAATTCTACATTATATTCTGAAGGAACTTCATTTATCATCCCTAGTTTTTATGATTTGTCTAATGCTACGTCTTTACAAACTGATGAACTTACTTTAGAAAAAAGAAGTTATTCTTTCTATGCACAAGCTAATTTAGGCTATGATAATTTGTTATTCTTGACTTTAACTGGTAGAAATGACTGGTCATCTTCATTACCTTCAAATAAAAATTCATTTTTCTATTACTCAGGGAGTTTAGGTCTTGATTTAGCAAAAGTATTTCAAGTTCAAGGTGTTTTAAATCGTGCTATGCTTAGAGGTTCTTACTCTAGAGTAGGAAACGATGCTCCTGAATATGCAACCCAAACGAGCTATATTAAAGCTAATCCTGGTGATGGACAGAGAGGAAATATTAATTTCCCATTTCAAGGAGTTGGAAGTTATGTTCAAAGTGCTATTAAAGGAAACCCTGAATTAACACCAGAATTTACAAATGAATATGAAATAAGTCTTGATTTACAACTATTTAAAAATAGAGTAGGTATTGAAGCTGGTTATTACGACAGAAGAAGTGAAGATCAAATCTTTGAGGTTCCTTTAGCATCATCAACTGGATTTAATTCTATCTATAAAAATGCCGGCGCAATACAAAACAAAGGAGTTGAATTAAGTTTAAACTTAACACCTATTCAAACTGAAGATTTTAAATGGGATTTGAATTTAAATTATTCTAAAAATGAGAGTGAAGTTTTAGAATTAGCAGATGGTGTTGAATCTGTAAGACTTGCAGGTTTTACTAATCCTGGTATCTTTATAAGAAAAGGAGAATCTTATGGCGTAATTTGGACTACTTTATACAAGAGAAATGACGATGGCCAATTGTTGTTAGATGATGATGGTTATGTACAAGTCGACAATATAGGAAACGCAGGAACTGTTACACCAGACTGGACTGGAGGTTTATCTACAAGTTTTGAATACAAGGCTTTTAAATTATCAGCAGTTATGGATATGCGTGTTGGAGGTAAAATGTATAACCTTGACGAATATTATAAAACTTACTACGGTACATCAATTTTAACCGCCGATAGAGAGAAAGATGTTATAATAAATGGGGTGATAGAATCTACTGGAGCGGTAAATACCATCCCAGTTAAAAAAGATTTTACTTACTGGTCTGGTTATGCTGGCGATGAAGAATTTGTACAGAAAACTGACTATATTAAATTAAGAAACGTGACTTTTTCTTACACTGTTCCAACAGCATTTATTTCAAAAACAGGTTTTAAAGCTGTATCAATTAGTGCGTCAGGTAGAAATTTATGGATTAAATCTCACGACTCATTTACTGGATCTGATCCTGAATTAAGTTTATATGGAAGCGGAAATGGTCAAGGAATTACTAATTTTCAGATTCCATCAAACAAAAGTTATAGTTTAACACTTAACTTAACATTTTAA
- a CDS encoding SusD/RagB family nutrient-binding outer membrane lipoprotein: protein MKKNIIIALLALVSLSCTKDLEELNVNKKDFAVTTDASLFTSAQYKLFNQMTETSVNENIFRLIVQNWTETTYTDEANYDLKTRNIDEFHWETLYRDVLKNFKESKSLVSGLPDVQTNKIATIELYEIYTYYVLVTSFGDIPYTEALDIDILNPVFDKQETVFNDLLDRLDENVISKFITDEVGFSTSEDIVYNGDIEKWLKFANSLKLQMGMLIADSDAVKAKTVVSEAVTAGVFTSADDDMKIAFESAAPYTNPIYAALVLSGRDDYVPTNTIVDMMTTLNDPRRDDYFTLYNGVYKGGVYGELNSFSQYSHVSDKIGKDPTLEAPLMTYFEVEFLLAEAVERNFITGTAGTHYNNAVTASIKYWGGTDAEASTYLGQGSVGYSSAAGNYKQKIGTQKWLALYNRGFESWTEWRRLDFPILIAPADAETTNNQPPYRFTYPTVELSLNGTNLAAASASIGGDELETKLFFDKL, encoded by the coding sequence GTCTCACTTTCTTGTACTAAAGATTTAGAAGAGCTTAACGTAAACAAAAAAGATTTCGCAGTAACAACGGATGCATCTCTTTTTACAAGCGCCCAGTATAAGTTGTTTAATCAAATGACAGAAACCAGTGTAAATGAGAATATTTTTCGTCTCATTGTTCAAAACTGGACAGAAACCACATATACCGATGAGGCAAATTATGATTTAAAAACAAGGAATATTGATGAATTTCATTGGGAAACTTTATACCGCGATGTTCTAAAAAACTTTAAAGAATCTAAAAGCTTAGTTTCAGGTCTTCCAGATGTGCAAACAAATAAAATAGCTACTATAGAACTTTATGAGATTTATACGTACTATGTTTTAGTAACGTCATTTGGAGATATTCCATACACAGAAGCATTAGACATCGATATTTTAAATCCAGTTTTTGATAAACAAGAAACGGTTTTTAATGATTTACTAGATAGATTAGATGAAAATGTAATCTCTAAATTTATAACTGATGAAGTTGGTTTTTCAACATCAGAAGATATTGTTTATAATGGAGATATTGAAAAATGGTTAAAATTCGCGAACTCTTTAAAACTTCAAATGGGCATGTTAATAGCCGATTCTGATGCTGTTAAAGCAAAAACAGTTGTTAGTGAGGCCGTAACTGCAGGTGTTTTCACTTCTGCTGATGATGATATGAAAATAGCTTTTGAATCTGCTGCACCATATACAAATCCTATTTATGCCGCATTAGTATTATCGGGTCGTGATGATTATGTTCCTACAAATACTATTGTAGATATGATGACAACATTAAACGATCCGCGTAGAGATGATTATTTCACACTCTATAACGGTGTTTACAAAGGTGGTGTTTATGGAGAACTAAACTCTTTTAGTCAATACTCACACGTGTCTGATAAAATTGGAAAAGACCCAACATTAGAAGCTCCATTAATGACTTATTTTGAAGTTGAATTTTTATTAGCAGAAGCTGTTGAAAGAAATTTTATTACAGGAACTGCAGGAACACATTACAATAATGCTGTTACAGCTTCTATTAAATATTGGGGAGGAACGGATGCTGAAGCTAGTACTTATCTAGGCCAAGGAAGCGTAGGTTATAGCAGTGCAGCTGGTAATTATAAACAAAAAATAGGTACTCAAAAATGGTTAGCGCTATATAATAGAGGTTTTGAATCTTGGACTGAATGGAGACGTTTAGACTTCCCAATATTAATAGCTCCAGCTGATGCAGAAACAACTAACAACCAGCCTCCTTACAGATTTACATATCCAACGGTTGAACTTTCATTAAATGGAACTAATTTAGCTGCTGCAAGCGCAAGTATAGGCGGAGACGAATTAGAAACAAAACTATTTTTTGATAAACTTTAA
- a CDS encoding rhomboid family intramembrane serine protease, with the protein MNDQDHFKFSTGVIAYPIFFVLTIWLVFWVEVRFGFNFSKLGIYPQTLKGLRGVLLSPFIHGSVQHLYHNTIPLFVLSMALFYFYRRIAWKVLFFGILISGFLTWYIGRPSYHIGASGLIYVLVSFIFFKGVFAKHYRLIALSLLVIFMYGSMIWYVLPLEEGISWEGHLSGLVTGLLFALTFRKVIEKPERYVWEQTDYNEAEDPFLKHFDENGNFIENLNQEVEEEQPIVNYTFKENKK; encoded by the coding sequence ATGAATGACCAAGACCATTTTAAATTTTCAACAGGTGTTATAGCATACCCTATTTTTTTTGTGCTTACTATTTGGTTGGTATTTTGGGTGGAAGTTCGTTTTGGTTTCAACTTTAGTAAGTTAGGTATTTATCCACAAACCCTAAAAGGATTACGTGGTGTTTTATTGAGTCCTTTTATTCATGGGAGTGTACAGCATTTATATCATAACACCATTCCGTTGTTTGTATTGTCAATGGCTTTATTTTATTTTTATAGGCGAATAGCTTGGAAAGTTTTATTTTTCGGAATTTTAATTTCAGGTTTTTTAACTTGGTACATTGGCAGACCTTCCTACCACATAGGAGCCAGTGGATTAATATACGTTTTGGTAAGCTTTATATTTTTTAAAGGTGTTTTCGCAAAACATTATCGACTTATTGCCTTATCATTATTAGTAATTTTCATGTATGGAAGTATGATTTGGTATGTATTACCATTGGAAGAAGGCATTTCGTGGGAAGGTCACTTATCCGGGTTAGTTACAGGGTTACTGTTTGCATTAACTTTTAGAAAAGTTATAGAAAAACCTGAAAGATATGTTTGGGAGCAAACCGATTATAACGAAGCGGAAGATCCGTTTTTAAAACATTTTGATGAAAATGGTAATTTTATTGAAAACCTAAATCAAGAAGTAGAGGAGGAGCAACCAATTGTTAATTATACTTTCAAAGAAAACAAGAAATAG
- a CDS encoding SusD/RagB family nutrient-binding outer membrane lipoprotein, giving the protein MKNINKKIFNLSIILLLSITTNSCSDYLDVNTDPDSPSDSQITEDVILPGILAQLSYELAGGYPARAASLWTQQIASSGITRDISTLYIDDSDTNNTWQYTIYTGVLKDAANMVSKAEANENEQYIGIGKVVQAYTVAILADFWDEAPWSEAFNPAILKPKFDNQEALYTAIDQLLNEANTHLTNAINSGLIVKKDLLYNGSLTKWKKLANSLRARYALRLIYAKGNGQADLALSYLSDGFASNSDDAGFAFEDKEDANNPWAQWEDKWQIVYINKFMVDLLNSNSDPRLDAYALTQEDDLIVGAENGVTIQVNSKSSVSNVKAEGTLSGAGYFIKNTSKVDMMTYSELLFIAAEAHAFKSAFPTAQTFLRNAVKANLEKVVANGAIILTPTEITDFTNTLVLPVNLEDAQKMIIEQKYIANFLQIETYNDYRRTGYPVIPLPLVTFADQIPERFPYSTDPLLNNTDNVPDIDHETDKVWWDQK; this is encoded by the coding sequence ATGAAAAATATAAATAAAAAAATATTTAACTTAAGTATTATACTTTTGTTAAGCATTACTACAAATAGCTGCTCTGATTATTTAGATGTAAATACAGATCCAGATTCTCCTTCTGATTCTCAAATTACCGAAGATGTTATTTTACCTGGTATTTTGGCTCAACTTTCTTACGAATTAGCAGGTGGATACCCTGCAAGAGCAGCAAGTCTTTGGACGCAACAAATTGCAAGTTCTGGAATAACAAGAGACATTTCAACTTTATATATTGATGATTCCGATACAAATAATACATGGCAATATACCATTTATACGGGCGTTTTAAAAGATGCTGCAAACATGGTTAGCAAAGCTGAAGCAAATGAGAATGAACAATATATTGGAATTGGCAAAGTCGTTCAAGCTTATACTGTTGCTATTCTAGCTGATTTTTGGGATGAAGCTCCATGGTCTGAAGCTTTTAATCCAGCAATTTTAAAACCTAAATTTGATAATCAGGAAGCATTATATACTGCTATTGATCAGCTTCTAAACGAGGCCAATACACATTTAACAAATGCTATAAATTCAGGACTTATTGTTAAGAAGGATTTGCTATATAATGGAAGTTTAACAAAATGGAAAAAGCTAGCTAATAGTCTAAGAGCTAGATATGCTTTGCGTCTTATTTATGCTAAAGGGAATGGACAAGCGGATTTGGCTTTATCATACCTATCTGATGGTTTTGCTTCTAATAGTGATGATGCTGGATTTGCATTTGAAGATAAAGAAGATGCTAATAACCCATGGGCTCAATGGGAAGATAAATGGCAGATTGTATACATAAATAAGTTTATGGTAGATTTACTTAACTCCAATTCAGATCCACGATTAGATGCTTATGCGCTTACACAAGAAGATGATTTAATAGTGGGTGCCGAAAATGGAGTAACAATACAAGTTAATTCTAAATCTTCAGTTTCTAATGTAAAAGCCGAAGGAACTTTAAGTGGTGCTGGTTATTTTATAAAAAATACGAGTAAAGTTGATATGATGACATATAGTGAGTTGTTATTTATAGCTGCTGAAGCTCATGCATTTAAAAGTGCCTTTCCAACTGCTCAAACGTTCTTAAGAAATGCAGTTAAAGCAAATTTAGAAAAAGTTGTTGCAAATGGGGCTATTATTTTAACTCCAACTGAAATTACAGATTTTACTAACACCCTAGTACTACCCGTAAATTTAGAAGATGCACAAAAAATGATTATCGAACAAAAGTATATCGCTAATTTTTTACAAATAGAAACTTACAACGACTATAGACGTACAGGATATCCTGTAATTCCTTTACCTCTTGTTACGTTTGCCGATCAAATTCCAGAAAGGTTTCCATATTCGACTGATCCATTATTAAATAATACAGATAATGTACCAGACATCGATCATGAAACAGACAAAGTTTGGTGGGATCAAAAATAA
- the rlmB gene encoding 23S rRNA (guanosine(2251)-2'-O)-methyltransferase RlmB, whose amino-acid sequence MENQTQIFGIRAAIEAINAGETIDKVFLQKGLKGELFSELESLINRNSINISYVPVEKLNRLTNKNHQGVVAQISPIEFHDLETLVMSVMESGKTPLFLLLDQLSDVRNFGAIIRTAECTGVNGIVIQKKGGAPVNGDTIKTSAGAVFKIPICKVDHIKDAVFYMQSSGIKVIAATEKTDDTLYDVSFTEPCAIIMGSEDRGINPSILKVVDAKAKLPILGEIESLNVSVACGAFLYEVVRQRLS is encoded by the coding sequence ATGGAAAACCAGACACAAATTTTTGGAATACGAGCCGCTATTGAAGCTATAAATGCAGGTGAAACTATTGATAAAGTATTTCTTCAAAAAGGGTTAAAAGGTGAGCTTTTTAGCGAATTAGAATCGCTAATTAACAGAAACTCTATAAACATATCCTATGTTCCTGTTGAAAAATTAAACAGGCTTACTAACAAAAACCATCAAGGTGTTGTTGCTCAAATTTCTCCTATAGAATTTCATGATTTAGAAACACTTGTTATGAGTGTGATGGAGTCTGGGAAAACCCCTTTGTTTTTATTGCTAGATCAGCTAAGTGATGTTCGAAATTTTGGTGCTATTATCCGTACTGCAGAATGTACTGGTGTAAATGGTATAGTCATCCAAAAAAAAGGTGGTGCTCCTGTAAATGGAGACACTATTAAAACAAGTGCAGGTGCTGTTTTTAAAATACCTATTTGTAAGGTTGACCATATTAAAGATGCTGTTTTCTATATGCAATCATCGGGCATCAAAGTTATTGCTGCTACCGAGAAAACAGATGATACGCTATATGATGTTTCTTTTACCGAACCATGTGCTATTATCATGGGATCGGAAGATAGAGGTATTAACCCGTCCATTTTAAAAGTAGTTGATGCAAAAGCTAAACTACCTATACTCGGTGAAATTGAATCTTTAAATGTATCGGTAGCTTGCGGTGCTTTTTTATATGAAGTGGTAAGACAAAGACTTTCTTAA